Proteins from one Triticum aestivum cultivar Chinese Spring chromosome 7A, IWGSC CS RefSeq v2.1, whole genome shotgun sequence genomic window:
- the LOC123150416 gene encoding transcription factor GTE1, whose protein sequence is MVPEDGAQQAAAATAEHPAVSEVDSFRRQVDDLASKTDVLERRVNEVVGFYDGKKHGSGGRRASGSSRYAANGARDSNCKGMPDLMRQLTGIIRQITSHEWSAPFLQPVDVVGLQLDDYHKIITKPMDFSTIQNKMEAKDGTKYRSVREIYSDVRLIFTNAMTYNDEHHDVHIMAKLLLEKFEEKWLQLLPKVENEERKQQVEPNDAPTTDTSPEDAIAKLAKDTDDELNEINKQLEMLRNMVVQRCRKMTTDEKRKLGAGLCHLTPEDLSKALELVAQDNPDFQTTAEEVDLDMDAQSETTLWRLKFFVREALERQANTAAAPGKTDENAKRKRDIYNALAKTASKRIRR, encoded by the exons ATGGTGCCGGAGGACGGCGCGCAACAGGCGGCGGCCGCCACCGCGGAGCACCCCGCGGTGTCGGAGGTGGACTCGTTCCGGCGCCAGGTCGACGACCTCGCCTCCAAGACCGACGTG CTGGAGAGGAGGGTGAACGAGGTGGTAGGGTTCTACGACGGCAAGAAGCATGGCAGCGGAGGGCGCAGGGCCAGTGGTAGCAGCAGGTATGCGGCGAATGGTGCAAGGGACAGCAACTGCAAAGGGATGCCCGACCTCATGCGGCAGCTTACCGGTATCATTCGCCAG ATCACGTCTCATGAATGGTCAGCGCCATTTCTGCAACCGGTAGATGTTGTAGGCCTACAACTTGATGACTATCACAAG ATTATAACAAAACCTATGGATTTCTCGACCATCCAAAACAAAATGGAAGCGAAGGATGGTACCAAGTATAGAAGTGTTCGAGAAATATATTCTGATGTTAGATTAATTTTTACCAATGCAATGACATACAATGATGAACATCACGATGTTCACATAATGGCCAAGTTATTACTCGAGAAATTTGAGGAGAAATGGCTCCAGCTTCTCCCTAAAGTTGAGAATGAG GAAAGGAAACAACAGGTGGAACCAAACGATGCTCCAACCACAGACACTTCTCCGGAAGATGCTATTGCAAAATTAGCAAAAGATACTGATGATGAG CTGAATGAGATTAATAAGCAGCTAGAGATGCTCCGGAACATGGTGGTTCAGAGATGCAG GAAAATGACCACAGACGAGAAGAGAAAACTCGGTGCAGGTCTTTGCCACCTGACACCGGAAGATCTTAGCAAGGCGCTGGAGCTGGTCGCACAAGACAATCCTGACTTCCAAACTACAGCAGAGGAAGTGGACCTTGACATGGATGCTCAG AGCGAGACGACCCTCTGGAGGCTGAAGTTCTTTGTGAGGGAAGCGTTGGAGCGACAGGCCAACACAGCCGCGGCCCCTGGCAAGACCGACGAAAACGCAAAGAGGAAGCGCGATATCTACAATGCTCTAGCCAAGACCGCCTCGAAACGGATCCGGAGATAG
- the LOC123150417 gene encoding suppressor of Mek1 — protein sequence MPGKKNAEPAPAAVPPQPAPMPPVKVFRLNDGGGWDDYGAGRVTIDHLEGSTSEKEIVLAVIDVENKETMLLHLITPDDIYRRRQGTFISWFDPETGLSISLSFLDAAACSDMWDTICQVQRKLRPDGW from the exons ATGCCCGGGAAGAAGAACGCGGAGCCGGCGCCCGCCGCCGTCCCGCCCCAGCCCGCGCCGATGCCG CCTGTGAAGGTGTTCAGGTTGAACGATGGCGGTGGGTGGGACGACTACGGCGCCGGCCGTGTCACCATCGACCACCTCGAG GGATCGACATCGGAGAAGGAGATCGTTCTGGCTGTCATAGACGTGGAGAACAAGGAGACGATGCTTTTGCATCTCATCACCCCGGATGACATTTACAGGAGGCGCCAAG GGACGTTCATCTCGTGGTTCGATCCCGAGACCGGCTTGTCCATCTCCTTGAGCTTCCTAGACGCGGCGGCGTGCTCCGATATGTG GGACACGATCTGCCAAGTGCAGAGAAAACTGAGGCCTGATGGTTGGTAG